Genomic window (Zingiber officinale cultivar Zhangliang chromosome 2B, Zo_v1.1, whole genome shotgun sequence):
TATTTAACCTTGCCAAGTAATAGGACGTCGCACACTCTCTCACTCCTAGTCACTCTCTTGTTTCCTCGATAAAACATAACGATCGTGATTTTACTTGCACTGTCTATGGCGGCGGCCTCAATGACAACGACAACGACGGCGACGGCGACCGCAAATTTTAGCATCGAGCTTATCCATCGCGACTCCCATTAATCTCCGTTCTACAATCACTCTGCCACGTCACTAGATCGTGCACATGCCACAATCTATCGCTCCGCCCTCGAAGCCCGCCGGATTACTACACGTGTGCAAAAAAAAAGggtataatttttgaaaaaatttacaTACAGTCCtgattgataaatataattttatatgtaCTTTTCATTGAAAAAAGATTTTCTTTTCACTCCCTAgtctaatatacttacctaattgcccctgatattttaagtataaaaaatctaaaaatgagtataaattctcttaaatttagtacattaaactagaatctagtatattttctataaaattgaGTACGATTATTTTTctacctcaattggatggaaaatatattagatttttttttaaatgatactcaattagatataaaatatactagattttctttaaatgatactcaattggatgaaaaatatactagatttttttcaaatggtactgaatttaggagaaattatattaaataggaaaaaagtcgtactcaatttaatagaaaatatactcgattctagtttaaaatactgaatttaatatgaattatactcatttttagactatttatacctaaaatatatgaaggacaattttaattaaaaatatactcgaatatactatatcttctttaaatgatactcaattagatagaaaatatactagattttctttaaattatacttattttttgaccttttgtacctaaaaaatctgaggggcaattaagtcacaatatttgcatgagggagttgaagcaaataaaactttgcatgcaggtagtggaaacaaagttttttatgaATGGGGATTGCATGTAAAATTCAAGTTGTGATTGAgtatttttctctactttactctacatttttttaaaaaattatttatttttaaattgaaaaaaaaaataatattgaatgaTAATTGTCGGGTTGCAGTGGCATCGAGCCGTCCGACGTGGTCTCCAAGGTGATCCCCGACACGTTCGGATATCTGATGGAGCTTCGTGTCGGTTCTCCATCCTGGCCATCGCTGACACCGGCAGCAACCTCATCTGGGTCAACTGCGTCCCCTGCACCAAGTGAAAGTCATCTTCGGTTTCGCGGCCGTGGTCGCCGGAAGCAAGGTCACCACCCCGATGACGGTGGAAGGTACCTTCTTCGTCCTCCGGCTAGAAGAGATCATAGTCGACGGTGCCGGATCATTCCCAGTCCCACCTTCCGCCCCTGGATTAAGGACAGGCAACATCATCATCGGCTCCGGCACGACCATAAACTTCTTGCCCGCCGGCGTGCTCTCTAGTTTGGTGCAGGAGGTGTCGAGAGTGGTCAGCCTGCCCAAGGCTACTGATTCGGACGGCACTCTGCCGCTGTGCTTCACGGTGACCGGCGAGCCTGACAGGCAAAAGTTACCGTTTATCACGTTTAAGTTCGCCGGAGAGGCGTCGATGAGGCTGAGCCCGAAGACAATGTTCATGGACGAAGTGTCCTTCGACGGACTGATGGTTTGCCTCGCGGTGGCGGATTCTGGCTTCGGGGCTTAGGGGTGCCGACGtcaaaaaactttaagttaatgAGTAACCAAAAAGCTCTGTCAAGATGTCTCTAAATCCTTGGAAATCAACTCTATATATATTGAACATATATTATCATTCCATTGATAATAATAGATGTGAAActataaatctatatatatattgaatatcTACACATATAAAATACATCTATGGATAAGTAAAAAATTCCTCTGATAATATATTGCATAGGGTCCAAGTTGTACTTATTTCATCATCTAACAAACTTTGGACCCCAGAGACCACCTCACGATTACGAATGTTATGTTAGATGATATAAAAGGGGGATCCTCTTCGTTTACAAAGTACATAAATATTTGTATCTGAACCCTAGTATCGCTATCCCTTTCCATTGTTGTTCTTCATTCACTTTATCGGAGCtagagaaattgattttaagtGTCGGAGGACCTTGCCAGAGATCCCCATCCTAAATTTTGATCACTAATATTTTGTTGGATCAGCTAAATTTGTCGATAAACCCTCTGAGGCAGTGCGGCATCTCCCAGATCGGATCAATAATAATGTTAAATATTTCATTAATATTAATGCATTAATTAACTATCTAATTATATATGATTCACCTTAATTTGAATGAAACCATTTTCTTTAAATGGAAGAgtaaatatttctcaaaattaatttttccttcttCTATGATTtgtaaagaaaatgaaaaagatttagATCTAATAAGACAACTTTTATTCCttttttccattttcataaaaTTAGAAGTGAATATTTAACGAGTGTTTGCAAACATATAATTAATTTCCTAATTATCATATCGAATCTTCCTTTTCTAATTATCATTTAtccaagtttaaaataaattctcTTAATTACTTCCTATTTTTatacattattttttttcaattatcaATTTGTTCAAATTACCACTAactatataaattataatattttttatatctaaGAAAAAAAACCTAGTTTATGCAACAaacaactttttttaaaaaaatatctataaatgtaaaaaattgaagaaatgttttttatttttattctctttgcattaaaatgaatttttaaacaagTTGAAAAATGGAATGTAGCCGAAATTACGTTGCATTAACTTCTTTTTTTTATATCATTCAAATGtcattaatatttctttttacaataattttcctTCCAAATAAATATAGAAACCTCTATTATAAATTCTTTAACCTTACCCAGTAATACGATGTCGCACACTCTTTCATTCCTAGTCACTTTTTGATTTCCTTGATAGGAAACATGACGATCGTGATTTTACTTGTCCTCTCTATGGCGGCGGCCGCAATGACAACGGCGACAGCGACGATAATGGCGAGTTTTAGCATCGAGCTTATCCATCGCGACTCCCCTAAATCTCCATTCTACAATCACTCTGCCACGTCACTAGATCGTGCACGTGCCTCAATCTATCGATCCGCCCACCAAGCCCGCCAGATTGCTGCACGTGTGCAAAGAAAAGGGTATAATTTTTTcgtttttcaatttttatttatttaattttaaattaaaaaaaaaattcaatgatAATTGTTGGGTTGCAGTGTCATCGAGCCATCCGATGCGGTCTCTAGGTTGGTCCCCGACACGTTCGAGTATCTGATGGAGCTTCGTGTCGGCACGCCGCCGTTCTCCATCCTGGCCGTCGTTGGCACCGGCAGCGACCACATCTGGGCGAACTGCGTCCCCTGCACCAAGTGCTACAGGCAGACGGCGCCGTTATTCGATCCGCGCAAGTCCTCCTCCTACCGGACGCTCCCCTGCACCTCCGACCTTTGCATGGCCTTCTCCGACAAGGCTTGCGGCTCCGGCAGCCCCTGCGAATACCATTATGCCTACCAAGACGGATCAAATATCGATGGCGCGCGTCCTCGCCACCGAGGACCTCACTTTCGACTCCTCCGCGGGGTCTCCGCTCGTCTTCTCCAATATCGCCTTCGGCTGCAACTCCCAGAGCAGCGGCTCCTTCAGCAGCCGCGCCGCCGGTTTGGCAGGGCTCGGCGGCGGTCCTCTCTCTCTCGTCTCACAGATCCTTCACTCTCTCGACAAGAAATACTTCTCTTATTGTCTGGTTCCCAAGTCAGGCACGCAGGCCAGCAGCAAAGTCATCTTCGGCTCCGCAGGCGTGGTCGCCAGAAGCATGGTCACCACCCCGATGACGGTGGAACATACCTTCTTCGTCCTCCGGCTAGAAGAGATCATAGTCGACGGTGCCGACTCGGTCACAGTCCCAAGTTCCGCCCCTGGATTAACGACAGGCAACATCATCATCGACTCCAGCACGACCCTAAACTACTTGCCCACCGGCGTGCTCTCGATTTTGGTGGAGCAGGTGTCGAGGGTGGTCAGCCTGCCCAAGGCTACTGATCCGAAAGGCGTTATGCCGCTGTGCTTCACGGTGACCGGCGAGTCCGATAGGCAGAAGTTACCATTTATCACGTTCAAGTTCGCGGGAGAGGCCTCGTTGAGGCTGAGCCCGACGAGCATCTTCATGGATGAATTTTCCTTCGCCGGAGATGTGGTTTGCCTCGCGGTGGCGAATTCTGGCTCCGGCTTGCCGATATTTGGGAACTGGGCTCAGCAAAATTTATACGTTGGGTACGATTTCGATATCCCAGCAGTGACTTTCGCTAGCGCCGATTGCACTAAGCTTTAGGGTTCATGTTTTCGGCGAATAAATATCTTTATTAAATTTAGTAAAATATGCTCCCATTTTCATGAGAATTTTTAGATCGCTCTTCAATTTTCCAAAAAAATGACAATTCGTGAAAAAAATGATCACATTCATCCAAACATTCTGATCGCGGTGAGCAAACTGTGGACCACCGATGACTcttcaattttcaaaaaattgaTAATTTATGAGAAAAATGATTACACTCAGCCAAATGCCTTGATAGCGACGAGCCGTGGATCACCGGTGAATTAGCCTAGAAGTTGATTGGGAATAAAATTTCTGCTTAATAACTCTAGGAATTATCTACAAATATTACCAAGGGGTCTTTGCATAGTTACTCCGAAGATTAAGTCAAAAATCAAATGAGCAAATGAGATAGAGAATACTCCTCTTTTATAATGTCTTTCATAATTTTCACATTAAATGAGATATCATCTCTTCTACCGTATCTAGTAGTCACAGCATGAGTATAGAGAGGGTGTATTGTGTATCTATATGCAGATACGATCCTTTGACTCTGACAAATTCACGTGTTATATTAATAGTGAAATGAGTTCACAGACCGGAGGCCTGTTGGGCTGTTAGTTAGAAGATGGACCCAACATAGGTAACCCACGTTCTCAGGAGCCCCGTGATAGTATCTCAAGAGGGAGAGGATCTTTAGAGTCAATTAGCAAATTACAGCGCTGGCCTCCTGAAAGCTTGCCCGATCGACCTTAGCCGATTGGGAGAGAACGGGGAGCAGAGCCCCATGAGCGTTCAACATATCTGGGGAGTAGTGCCCCTTGAGAGCATGTCTAATGAGCTTGGCCAATCAAGAAAGAACGGGGAGTAGAGCCCTATGAGTGTTCGACAGAGCCGAAGAGTAGAATCCTTTGAGAGCCTATCTGATTGACTTGGCCAATCAGGAGAGAATGGGGAGCAGACCTGAGTGTCTAGTAGAGCCGGAGAGTAAGGCCTCTTGAGAGTATGTCAGATTGACATTAGCCGATTAGGATAGAACGAGGAGCAAAGTCTCGTGCAAAGTCGAGTGGGGAGAGGGGTCCTAGGGAATAGGTCCGACTAACCCCAATAAGTCGATTTGGGGGGAGATCCCACCAGGCGGGTTTGCTCCGGTTTTGATCTATTTGGGACTTTGACTACCACCTATTTTGGGTTGTTGACCCATGGGCCCCCTCAAGGGCCCTTCCCTATTCACTATATCATGCCCCTTCGTTACACataatatgtgaaagggaaatAAATCATAGAGGGTCTTTTACCTATCGAGCGGCCTCTAGATGAGGGGATCACTTGCAAATAATTTGTTCCAATTGCACCAAGCTTTAGGGTTCATGTTGGCGTTGATGATGATTAAATGACCTTGGCGGTGAATAAATGTCTTTActcttagaaattataaatgagaaattaaaaggtttaagtgTCTTTTGGATAGTTAAAGGGTGACATCTTATGAAGAGGTAGTGTGCCTCTTAGGAAAGGATGCGACTTATATCATCCAGTTCaaaatggatggatgagatctaattgaaccaagaagttcttataccccttcatttagtataaataaagtcTTTCACATCCTCATTTCACTCACTCAATTCCTTCCAAAcaaagcaagcattgcattccatacttgcattggagagttcgAGAAGCCTTCTTCGGTTCAAATGTCTTGTGATTTGTAGTGCTACTATCGCAAGATAAAGTCATTGTATCTTGGCAGGCGATTGTCGTGTTCCGTGAGCACCGTGTGCGGGGCAAATtcatcttaaagagatagagtctaactctagcCTCGACTTAACCAAAATGGTGATATTCCGTCATTCTGCCCGCGCtcagattgcaccaacacaaagaTCCCCAAAAATTTTAAGACGAATTATAATCGTGCAAACTGATGGCTGGGATCAATGACGGTTCAACAGCCATTCCACACGGAGAAAAGCTGGAGAAGTTCAACGGAACCGACTTCAAATGATGGCAGCAAAAGATGTTGTTCTACCTGACAATGCTAATCCTCGTACGTTTTCTGTATGAAGACCCGCCAACTGCTACGAAAGGAAAGTCCGATAATAAAGTTGCATGCAATATGTGGATGCACAGAGATTTCCTGTGTCGCAACTACGTTCTCAACGCATTGGACAACGAGTTGTATAATGTGTATTGTTCGAAGGAAACGACAAAATCTCTGTGGGAATCActtgaaaagaaatacaaaatcgaaaacaccagattgaagaaattcatcgtcagACGGTTTCTAGATTTCAAGATGATGGATTCC
Coding sequences:
- the LOC122048108 gene encoding uncharacterized protein LOC122048108; translation: MTVEGTFFVLRLEEIIVDGAGSFPVPPSAPGLRTGNIIIGSGTTINFLPAGVLSSLVQEVSRVVSLPKATDSDGTLPLCFTVTGEPDRQKLPFITFKFAGEASMRLSPKTMFMDEVSFDGLMVCLAVADSGFGA
- the LOC122048109 gene encoding aspartic proteinase CDR1-like; protein product: MTIVILLVLSMAAAAMTTATATIMASFSIELIHRDSPKSPFYNHSATSLDRARASIYRSAHQARQIAARVQRKGVIEPSDAVSRLVPDTFEYLMELRVGTPPFSILAVVGTGSDHIWANCVPCTKCYRQTAPLFDPRKSSSYRTLPCTSDLCMAFSDKTDQISMARVLATEDLTFDSSAGSPLVFSNIAFGCNSQSSGSFSSRAAGLAGLGGGPLSLVSQILHSLDKKYFSYCLVPKSGTQASSKVIFGSAGVVARSMVTTPMTVEHTFFVLRLEEIIVDGADSVTVPSSAPGLTTGNIIIDSSTTLNYLPTGVLSILVEQVSRVVSLPKATDPKGVMPLCFTVTGESDRQKLPFITFKFAGEASLRLSPTSIFMDEFSFAGDVVCLAVANSGSGLPIFGNWAQQNLYVGYDFDIPAVTFASADCTKL